AGCTTAATTTTCCGTTTGATTTAAAGCCTGATGAAAAAGCATTGCCGGTTAAAGCTGTTTTAGAGAAACCTGTTAAGCCTGAAACTTTGCTTAAAATGGCTCGTATTTATGTTCGAAAAACAGGTGAAGATCATCGCAAAATTGTTGGTGAACTGGACGCTTTAGCTGAGAAATGGAAAGATAAAAAAGGTAATCTGATTATGATTTTGCACGAAATCCAGAATCATTACGGATATGTCCCGAGAGATATTTCTTTTGAACTTTCTCGTATTTTGGATGTTCCTTTGGCGAGGATTTATGAGGTAATCACATTTTATAATTATTTTAAGATTGATCCTCCTGGAAAACATTTGATTTCTGTTTGTATGGGAACGGCATGTTATCTGAAGGGCGCGGCTGATATTGTCGATGAAATTAAGAATATTCTTCATGTTGAGGAGGGGCAAACGACGAAAGATGGGTTGTTTCACTTGCAGTCTGTTCGATGCTTAGGCTGCTGCGGTCTTGCTCCTGTCATGACCATTGATGGCAAAACATATGGTAAGTTAAAAAAAGGTCAGATTATGGATATTTTGTCAGAGTATTCTAAAGAAGTTGTTACAGAGGAGGTTTCTTCAAAATGAATTTAGACCAAATTAGTCGTCATGGACAAAAAAATAAAGGTGATTGGATCAAAGTTGGCATGAGCACGTGTGGGATTGCTGCAGGTGCGGATAAAGTTCTTGAAACTTTAATAAAAGAAAAACAAGAAAGAAAAATAGATATTTTGATTGAGAAGTGTGGATGTTCTGGGATGTGTCACGCAGAACCATTAGTTGAGGTTTGCGTGAAAGGAATGCCAACAGTTGTTTATGGAAGAGTGGATGAAGAAACAGCTATAAAGATTATTGATAAGCATGCGCTAGGAAAATATTTACTGAATGATCATATTTATAACATAAAGGTGAATTAAAATGTCTAGATATAAGAAAATTGTTTTACTTAAGGATACAAAAGAAGATAAGAGCACAAAGCGTTTTTATGATCTATTGCTTTCAAAGCTTAGAGAGAAAGAGTTAGTTGATTCTATTCAAGTTGTTCGAGCTGCAGATATTGGGCTTTATGACAAAGGGGTTGTCTTTAAGATTTTTCCAGAAAATATTGTTTATGCTCATGTCAAGGAAGAGGACATTGATTCGATTATTGATAAAACTTTAATAAAAAATAAGATTATTGAAGATCTTGTTTTTAAGCCGCAAGATAAGCAGCTAAGGATTGTTTTAAGAAATTGCGGGATTGTTGATCCTGAGAACATTGATGATTATATTTGTCAAGATGGATATCAAGCTTTTAAAAAAGTTTTATTAAAGAAATCTCAAGATTATGTTATTGAGGAAATGAAAATTAGTGGTTTGAGAGGAAGAGGCGGTGGAGGATTTCCAACTTGGATGAAGTGGAGCTTTGCTAAAGGAGTGTCTTCAGACCAGAAATTTGTGATTTGTAATGCAGATGAAGGTGATCCAGGTGCGTATATGGACCGTAGTGTTTTGGAAGGGGACCCTCATTCTGTTTTAGAAGGCATGATGATTTCAGGATATGCCATTGGTGCGACAAAAGGATTTTTGTATATTCGAGCAGAATATCCATTGGCAATTAAACGTATTGATATCGCTATTAAACAAGCTCGAGAATATGGGCTTTTAGGGGAGAATATTTTAGGGTCTGGATTTAATTTTGATTTGGAAATTCGCTTAGGTGCAGGCGCTTTTGTTTGCGGTGAAGAAACAGCTTTAATTGCATCGATTGAAGGCAAAAGAGGATGTCCAAAGCCAAGGCCTCCATATCCGTCGATTAAAGGGTTGTGGGATAAACCAACAGTAATTAATAACGTTGAAACATTAGCGAATATTCCAATTATTCTTTTTAAGGGAGGCCAATGGTTTTCCTCCATTGGAACAGAAAAGTCCAAGGGAACGAAAGTTTTTGCATTGACTGGAAAAGTTAAGAATTCTGGTCTTGTTGAGGTTCCTATGGGAACAACATTACGTGAGATTGTTTTTGATATTGGTGGTGGAGTTTTTGAAGATAAAAAAATTAAAGCGATTCAGACAGGTGGTCCATCCGGGGGTGTGATTCCCGTGGATTATTTTGATACGCCTGTTGAATATGAAAGCCTTCAGAAGTTAGGCTCGATTATGGGCTCAGGTGGAATGATTGTTATGGATGAAACGGACTGTATGATTGATATTGCAAAATTTTATTTAGGATTTTGTGTTGAAGAATCGTGCGGAAAGTGCGCTCCTTGTCGCATAGGAGGAACACAGCTTTTAGGTTTGCTGACAAAGATTTCAGAAGGAAAAGGGGAGTTAGATGATTTGCGAAAATTAAAGGTAATTTCGTTGGGCATGCAAAAAGCTTCTCTTTGTGGTTTGGGGCAGACAGCCGCCAATCCTGTTTTGTCAACTATAAAATTCTTTAACGAAGAATATCTTTTGCATATTAAAGAAAAAAGATGTCCGGCTGGAAAATGTTCAAACCTTTTTAGCTATACTATTATAGAGGAGAAATGTAAGCGCTGTGGACTTTGTTTGCGTAATTGTCCTGTTGGAGCGATTACTGGAGATAAGAATCAGGGTTATGTTATTGATCAAGAAAAATGTATTCAGTGCGGACGCTGTTTTGAAGTGTGCCGATTTTTAGCTATTAGACGATAAAGTTTATACAAAAAGGAGTTTTTGATGATTAAGGCTATTATAAATGGAATACCAGTAGAGGTCGAAAAAGGAACGACGATTCTCGATGCTGCTAAAAAAGTTCAAGTTAAAATTCCGACACTTTGTTATCATTCAGATCTTTGCGCATCTGCGGCTTGTGGCATTTGTATTGTTCGAGTTAAGGGAACAAATAAGATGCTAAGGTCGTGTTGTACGCCACTGGATGAAGGGATGGATATTATTACGCATGATCCAGAGATTGTAGAGACTAGAAAAACTGTCATTGAACTTATTTTATCAGCACATCCTAACGATTGTTTGAAGTGTGGGCGTAACAATAATTGCGAGCTTCAAACCCTTGTTTCCGATTTTGGTATCAGAGAAGAACAGTTTGAGAAAATTGTTAGAGATTTGCCAAAAGATAGTACGACTAATACAATTGTTTTAGAGCCTTCGAAATGCATTAAATGTGGTCGCTGCGTAGAAGTTTGTCAATCAATGCAAGGTGTTTGGGCGCTATCTTTTTTGGAAAGAGGGGTTAACACTCGAATTTCTGCTGCCGGAGATATTGTTTTGGGCCAATCTCCGTGTGTCCGATGCGGTCAGTGTTCTGCGCATTGTCCAACTGGTGCTATATTTGAGAAAGATGATACTTCTAAAGTTTGGGAAGCGCTTCAGGATCCTGAAATTCATTGCGTTGTTCAAATTGCTCCTGCCGTACGCGTTGCTGTGGGAGAAGGATTTGGATATCCCCCTGGAACTAATTTAACAAAAAAGCTTTATACCCTTTTAAGGCGATTAGGGTTTGATACGGTTTTTGATACAAATTTTGCAGCAGATGTTACGATTATGGAAGAAGGAACTGAGTTTGTCGAACGTTTTGTTCATAAAAAAGGTGTTTTGCCGATGATTACAACGTGTTGCCCTTCTTGGGTTGATTTTATGGAAAAGTTTTATACCGACATGATTGATCATTTTTCATCTGCAAAATCTCCACATGAAATCTTAGGTGTTTTAACAAAGACATATTATGCTGAAAAGAAAAAGATTGATCCAAAGAAAATAAAAGTTATATCAATTATGCCTTGCACGTCTAAGAAATATGAAATCGGACGAGCTAAAGAAATGTTCGCTTCTGGATATCAAGATGTGGATATTGTTATAACAACGCGAGAACTTATTCGCATGATTCGTCAGGCGGGGCTTGATTTTAACAATCTCCCTGAAGAGGAACCAGATCTTTTGCTAGGTGAATATTCTGGTGCTGGAACAATTTTCGGTGCAACCGGAGGAGTTATGGAGGCAGCTCTTCGAACAGCGTATTCGATTATTACAGGAGAAAAGTTAGAAAAGGTTGAATTTAATAATGTTCGAGGTCTTGAAGGCGTTAAAGAAACTTCTGTTAACATAAAAGGCGCAGAGGTTAAGATTGCTGTTGCTCACGGACTTGCTAATGTTGTTTCCGTTTTAGATAAAATCCGAAAGGCGATAAAAAATAATGAACCATTGCCATATCATTTTGTTGAGGTTATGGCATGTCCAGGCGGATGCGTTGGTGGGGGAGGTCAGCCGTATATGATCAACGATGATGTTCGTAAAAAACGTGCTCAAGGTCTTTATGATGAAGATGCAGAAAAGAATGTCAGATGTTCTCACGAAAATCCATACATAAAGAAATTGTACGAAGATTTTCTTGGAAAGCCTTTAAGTGAGAAAGCGCACCATCTTTTGCATACAAAGTATATACCACGCCCAGAATATACAAAGTAGACAAAAGCAAAATTTACTTGTAGAATAGCACAATATGATTTTGAAAAAAAGGAGGAGCTGATGTCAAAAAAAGTTTTGCTTGTTGATGATGACCCAGATTTTATACAAGCGGTAACTGTTCTTTTGGAAGCAAAAGATTTTATTGTTGTTTCTGCGAGTGGTGGGGAAGAGGGTTTTGCAAAGGCGCAAGCGGAAAAACCAGATCTTATTTCGCTTGATATTATGATGGAGCATGATTCCAAAGGATTTGATATTTCTCAGAAGTTAAAATCTGATGAGACAACTAAGAATATTCCTGTGATTATTGTTTCGGGCATCAAAAAAGCTTCTAATTTTGCCTTTGATTATGAAACTGGAGAAACGCTTTTGCCTGTTAAGGCAATATTGGAAAAGCCAATTAATCCGGAATATTTTTTAAAGACTGTTGAGCAGTATATAAAATAGAATTAAATTAAATCAATTTTTTCTGAAGAAGAGGGATTTTATCCTAAAGCTAAGGGGTGAGGACAACATAGCCCGGCTTATCTTTAGAGAAAGTCGGGTTTTTATTTTAATTTAAAAGGAGGCCATATGAAAAAAAGGTTAGGATTTGTAGGAATTATTCTAGAGAACAGAGATGAAAGTGCAGAAAAAGTAAACCATATTTTGCATCAACATGCTTCGATGTTCGTTGGTCGGATGGGAGTTCCTTACAAGGAAAGGGCTCTAAGCGTTATTACGCTAATCGTTGATGCCACGACAGATGAGATCGGGGCCTTAACAGGACAGTTAGGAGCTCTAGAGGGTGTCTCGGTTAAATCCGCTTTAGCTCGTCCAGAATAGAGGAATATTGATGAAAACAACACCAAAATCATTGCGATTACAAATTGGCCTTTTTGGTCGAACAAATGTTGGAAAATCAAGTTTTCTGAATGTTGTTGCTGGTCAAGATGTCGCTATTACGTCATCAGTCGCTGGCACAACAACTGATGTTGTTGAGAAGACCATGGAGCTTCTCCCGATTGGACCTGTTGTTTTTTTAGATACGGCAGGTCTCAATGATTCTTCAGATCTTTCTGAATCAAGAATTAAAAAAACGAAAAGAATCTTTGATCGCGCGGATGTTGTTATTTTGATTGTTGAGCCAAACCAATGGACAGAATTTGAAGATTATGTTTACGATCAAGCTCAGAATCAAAAGATGCCGCTCATTATTGTTGTTAATAAAATTGATATTAAATATCCGGATGATGATTTTATTTCTCATCTTAAGAAGAAAACTGAAAAAATAGTTTTTTGCTCTAGTATAACATTGGAAAAGCGCGATGATTATGTTAATGCCTTAAAGGAGAACTTGATTGAATGTTGTCCAGAAGACTTTATTAAGCCCCCATCTCTCATCGGAGACTTGATGCCAAAAGGAGGGTTATCGATTTTAATTATTCCGATTGATCTTGAGGCGCCGAAAGGGAGGATTATTTTGCCACAAGTTCAGACAATTCGCGATGCTCTTGATCATGATTCTTCGGCATTAATTGTTAAAGAAGATCAGTATTTAGATGTTTTAGAAAAACTAAAAGCACCTCCTGATATTGTTGTCTGTGATTCTCAAGTTGTGGATCGAATGGTTTTAGAGACGCCAAGCAATATAAAGTGTACTACATTCTCAATTATTTTTGCACGTCTTAAATGTGAGTTGAGCCAAATGGTTGAGGGCGCAATTGCTATTAATTCTTTGCAAGATGGCGATAAAATTTTGATTGCTGAAGCATGTAGCCACCATGCGGTTGAAGATGACATAGGGCGGATTAAGATTCCTCGATGGATTAAAGAATACACAAAAGCTGATCTTAAAGTGGATGTTTGTGCGGGGCGAGATTATCCAGAAGATTTATCGGAATATAAATTAGTTATTTTGTGCGGATCGTGCATGATTACGCGAAAAGAAACATTGAGGCGAATGTATCATGCAAAAAGAATTGGAGTTCCTGTTACAAATTATGGTGTATGTATTTCTTTTTTAAAGGGTGTTCTGGGTAGGGTTCTGGAACCTTTTCCAGATTGCCTAAAGATTTATCAACAGGAATTGGATCCATGCAAGGAGAAGGTGTCGTAAATGGATAAAACAGTAAAAAGCAAATGGATTGATCAAAGGATCAAGAGAGATGAGATTGAAAAATATCTTATAGATGGGAAGAATTTTATCTCTGAAGAAAATATTATTCAATCTCTTGAAAAGGCAAGAAAGCGTGATTCAAAATATATTCAAGATATTTTGAAGAAAGCGCAATCAATTCAGAATTTGACTCTTGAAGAAACGGCAGCGCTTTTGCATGTTGACGATAAAAATTTGATTGATCAGATGAAAAAAGTGGCCATAGAGATAAAAAAGAAAGTTTATAATAATCGAATTGTTACGTTTGCTCCGCTTTACATGGGAAATTATTGTGTGAATAATTGTCTTTACTGTGGTTTCAAGAGTGAAAACACTGATGCGAAGCGCAGAGTTCTTTCTATGGAGGAAATAAGGAAAGAAGTCGAGGTTTTAGCGGGAAAGATTGGTCATAAGCGCTTGATTGTTGTTTATGGAGAGCACCCCAAGAATGATATTGATTATATTGTTGACAGCATTAAAACAGTTTATGATGTTAAAGTTCCGACGAAAAAAGGAATTGGCAATATTAGGCGTGTCAATGTTAATGCTCCGGCATTTTGCATCGATGATTTAAAGCGCTTAAATCAAGTTGGCATTGGAACGTATCAGGTTTTTCAAGAAACATATCATCGTGCGACTTATGAGCGAGTTCATCCAAAGGGGACGATTAAAGGAGATTATGACTGGAGGCTTTATTGCATGCATCGTGCTTTTGAAGCGGGAATTGACGATGTTGGACTCGGGGCTCTTTTTGGACTTTACGATTGGAAGTTTGAAGTTTTGGGATTAGTCAGCCATGCTATCGAGCTTGAGCGAAGATTTGGAATTGGTCCACATACAGTTTCATTTCCTAGATTAGAGCCTGCTTTGGGTACTTCTTTATGCAAAGATTCTTCTTATCTTGTTTCCGATGAAGATTTTATGAAATTAATTCTTGTTGTGCGCTTGGCGATTCCATTTACAGGAATGATTATTACCGCACGCGAAAGTCCTCAAATTAGAAAAGAGGCCATCTCTTTAGGGGTGACGCAAACAGATGCATCAACAAAGATTGGAATTGGTGGTTATGCAGATTTTGATTCTGGCCAAGAGGAAAAAAAGCAGCAATTTATTTTAGGAGATACACGTAATCTGGACGAAGTTATTCGAGAATTTGCCAAGATGGGATATATCACTTCTTTTTGTACAGCTGGATATCGATGTGGGCGAACAGGGAAATGTATTATGGAGCTTTTGCGCAGTGGACAAGAAGGAAAGTTTTGCAAAATTAATGCTATTTTAACATTTAAAGAATGGCTTGATGATTTTTCAAGCCAAGAAACAAAAAAGATTGCTGAGCCTGTTTTGCGCAAAGAAATTGAAGAAGTGAGGCAGTCCATGCCGGAGATATTTGATAAATTTTATAGTTTGTATCAAAGAGTTGAAAAAGGCGAAAGAGACCTTTATCTTTAGAGATGGTTAGCATGACAAAGAACGAAATTCTTCAGTTATTAAAGAAAGAAAATACAAAAACGCTTTTTAGTCAGGCGAATCAAGTTCGCAAAGATTTTTGTGGCGATAAAATTTTTTTGAGAGGCCTTGTTGAGTTTTCATCTCATTGTATTCGTAATTGTTTATATTGCGGATTAAGAAAAGATAATAAAGATGCAAAAAGAACTCGGCTGAAATCTTTCGAGATTTTAGAAGCTGCGATAGCTGTTCGTAAAAAAGGGCTTAAGACTGTTGTTCTTCAGTCAGGAGATGATTTTTTTTATACAAGAAATGTTTTTTCGAAGATTATAAAAAATATAAAAAAACAATGCCCAGATTTAACGATAACGCTTTCTTTGGGCGAAAGACCTTTGGATCATTACAATGCTTTTTATGATGCTGGAGCAAGTCGGTATCTTTTAAAGCATGAGACGGCAGACGAAAAGCTCTACAGCATTCTTCATCCAGGCCAATCTCTTAAAAATCGATTTAAGATTCTCGATTATTTGAGGAAGGTTGGGTTTCAGGTTGGATCAGGTAATATTGTCGGGCTTCCAGGCCAGACACTAGATCATCTAGCCAAAGATATTTTATTTTATCAGAGCTTTCAGCCCGACATGATTGGGATTGGGCCATTTATGCCTCAAAGCCAAACTCCTTTGGCAAATCACAAATTCTCAGATATTTCTCTTGTGCTAAAGATGATTGCCCTTGCTCGCATTGTAACTAAAAATGCCCATATGCCTGTTACAACTGCTCTGACAACTTTAGGAGGGGATAGGGTTCAGCTGAAAGCCTTGAATGTTGGATGTAACGTTATTATGCCAAGCTTTACATCTGTTGGCCTAAAAAAAGACTATATTATTTATGACGACAAAACAAAAGTTACTCTAAATAATGCTCGTCGCATTATCAAGCTTGCCAAAAGAAAAGTTTCCTGCCAAAAGGGCGATTCATTAAAATTGTTCTCAAAATCAAGCTTATAAGAAATTACTGTTCACATCGTTATTGTAAGGTGAGATAAAAAGAAAAAAATAATCTTGACATATATATCGTAATATTGTAATATTACGATATTATAATTAGTAAACATGAATACCGATAGGAATAGAATGGACTATATAAAGGAAAGCGACACGCTTAAGGCTTTAGGTCACCCCGTTAGATTAAAAATGGTAGATGGCCTTTTAAGAAATCAGTGTAATGTCTCTAAGATTGTTAAGAATTTAAAGCTTCCGCAGTCAACAGTATCTCAGCATTTAGGAATTTTAAAAAAGGCAGGTATTTTATTTCCTGTTAAAGATGGCGTTAGGATATGCTACAGAGTTGTAAATAAAAAAATTATTGAAGTCATAAAAATATTAGAAAAATAGTTTTTTTTGCTTTGAATAAACGTAATATCCGGATAATACGATATTTAAAAGAACTAAAAATAGTAATAAAATTAAAAAGGAGGTAGTTCATGGAAATAGAGATTAATGATGACAATTTTAAGATGGAGGTTTTGGAGTCAAGAATTCCTTGCTTAGTTGATTTTTGGGCACCTTGGTGCGGACCGTGTAAAATGATTGGGCCAGTTATTAAGGAAATAGCTGAAGAATTTGATGGAAAAATTAAAGTTGGAAAGATTAACGTTGATAATGCTCCGAAGACTGCGGAGAAATATGAAATTATGAGCATACCAACCATTTCTATTTTTCAAGAAGGACATTGTGTTGATAGTGTTGTTGGTGTTGTTCCTAAAGAAAAGTTAGTTTCTTTAATTAAGAAAAATATAAAATAATTTTACTTCAAAGAAATAGAGTTTGTAAGGTTAAGATAAATGATTTCTAATATTAAGTTTTGTTTAAAGCATCGCGGTATGGTTAGTCGATTTAACAATATTTCTTTTAATCGAGCAATGAATGTTATTGTTGGGCCAAATGGCTCAGGAAAAAGTTCTGTTCTTAGATCAATTTATGAATGCCCTGATTGTAAAAAGGAAGAAGATGGTAAAACTTTCTATTATTATTTTGATAGTGAAACGATGAATCCTCATCGATCACAAGATGTTTTTGGTGGGATGACAGGATCTTTGATAAGGGTCAGGGCGATGTTTTCGTCTCACGGGGAAACCATGAGGGATGTCTTGGGATTTGCCAATTTCAAGAAAGGAGACACCTTGCTTTTAGATGAGCCGGAAGCTGGGCATGATTTCCAATGGGTCACAAAGATACAAAAAGGTCTTAAGAAAATTGTCAGGGGAGGGTGTCAGGTGATTATGGCATCTCATCATCCCGTTTTTTGGGACGCAGGAAATATCATTGAATTAAGAAAAGGATATAAGAATAAAACGCTTAATTTCTTTATGAATATAAGCAATCATGTTTAATACAATTTAATATAGTGGAGGAAATAGAAATGAGTCAAGAATTAGGCAGTAAGAGTGAAAAGAATGGTAAAATAAATAATTTGAAAGTCGTTTTGTTTGGAATTGGCATTGGTGTTATTTTAACGGGATTGATTATATTGATTGCTATGCCAAAAATGATGATCACAGTTTATCAGAGCCGATACAGCACGATTGAAGAGACTTGTAGTAAATTAAAAGAGTCGATTCAGGCGCATGGCTGGAGTTCTCCGATGACTAGAAATTTAAATGCGACTTTAGCTAAAAATGGTATTGAAATGAAACGCCCTGTTAGAGTTGTTGAGCTTTGTAAGGGGGCTTATGCCAACGATATTTTGCAAACAAATCCAGAGGTTTCTACGCTCATGCCTTGCGCCTGGGGAGTTTATGAAGGTAATGATGGAAAAATTTATATATCAGGAATGAATATGGGATTGATGGGAAAAATGTTTGGAGGAAACATTGCTAAGATTATTGGTGGTTCTGTTGCAATTGACGAGAAAAATATGTTAAAAGATATTATTTTGCAATAAAAGATCGAGGAGCTTTATAAATGAAGAATAAAAAAAGAATTGTTATTATAGGTGGAGTTGCTGCAGGTCCTAAGGTTGGTTCACGAATTAGTCGCATTTGTCCAGATGCTGAAATAATCCTTATTGAGAAGGGGAAGTTTTTGTCTTATGCGGGTTGTGGCCTTCCTTATTATATATCGGGTGTTGTTAAAGATCAGAAAGAATTAATGTGTACTTCTATTGGCACAGTTCGGGATCCGATATTTTTTCATGAAGTAAAGAATGTTACGGTCATGAATCAAACTGAAGCTGTTCAGGTTGATCGAGAAAATAAGAAGGTTATTGTTCAAGATCTTAAGTCAAAACAAAAAAAAGAGATTTCTTATGATGAGCTTGTTTTTGCAACAGGTGCTTCGCCCATTGTTCCACCGTTGGCGGGCAAAGAGTTGAAGAATGTTTTTACGCTTCAGACTGTTGAAGATGCAGAAGAAATAAAGAATATTTTAAATCAAGGAAAAGCCAAAGATGTTGTCATTGTAGGTGGAGGCCTTATTGGGGTAGAAATTACTGAGGCACTTCATCAAAAGGGCGCAAGAGTTACTATTATTGAGCGACTTGATCAGGTTTTGCCAATCTTAGACCCTGAGATTGCTTTTCAGGTTTCGCAGCATATGGAGTCTAAAGGTGTAAAGATCAAAACGGGCTTAACTGTAACCGCATTACTTGGAAAAGATAAGATTGAGTCTGTTTTAACAGATCAGGGTCAGATTTCATGTGATTTTTTGATTATGAGTATTGGTGTTCGTCCAAATTCAAAATTAGCTAAAGATTGCGATTTGGAGATTGGGGTGACCGGCGGAATAAAGGTAAATAAATGTATGCAAACAAGTGATCCAGATATTTTTGCTGCAGGAGATTGTGTTGAATCGGTTAATCTTCAAACAGGTCAGCCATGTTTTATTCCTTTGGGATCAACCGCGAATAAGCAAGGACGAGTTGCAGCCAATAATATTTGTGGTATAAAAGATGAATTTTTAGGAGTGCTTGGCTCAACCGTTTGCAAAGTTTTTGATTTTAATGTTGGCCGAACAGGATTAGGGGAAAAGCAAGCTAAGCAAGCAGGATTTGATGTTGTTACTTTGTTGAGTCCAGCCCCAGATAAGGCGCACTTTTATCCAGATGCAAAGCCTATATTTATTAAAATGATTATAGATAAAAAAACTAGAAGAATTCTTGGGTTCCAAGCGGTCGGATTAGGGGAAGTTGATAAACGCATTGATGTGGCAGCAACAGCAATTACGGCAAATATGACTGTAGATCAAATTGCAAATTTAGATTTGTGTTATGCTCCACCTTATTCGCCAGCTATGGATAATATTATCACTGCAGCCAATATCGCACGCAATAAGCTTGATGGGCTATATCTGTCTTTAACGCCTGATGAAGTTAAGAAAAAGATGGAAAATTCTGAAGATTTTATTCTTCTTGATGTTCGAAGCCAAGAAGAATATGATGAAACTTATATTGAGAACTCAACGCTTATTCCTTTGGGGCAATTGCGAAAACGT
This genomic stretch from Candidatus Omnitrophota bacterium harbors:
- the hydE gene encoding [FeFe] hydrogenase H-cluster radical SAM maturase HydE; amino-acid sequence: MTKNEILQLLKKENTKTLFSQANQVRKDFCGDKIFLRGLVEFSSHCIRNCLYCGLRKDNKDAKRTRLKSFEILEAAIAVRKKGLKTVVLQSGDDFFYTRNVFSKIIKNIKKQCPDLTITLSLGERPLDHYNAFYDAGASRYLLKHETADEKLYSILHPGQSLKNRFKILDYLRKVGFQVGSGNIVGLPGQTLDHLAKDILFYQSFQPDMIGIGPFMPQSQTPLANHKFSDISLVLKMIALARIVTKNAHMPVTTALTTLGGDRVQLKALNVGCNVIMPSFTSVGLKKDYIIYDDKTKVTLNNARRIIKLAKRKVSCQKGDSLKLFSKSSL
- a CDS encoding DUF302 domain-containing protein, giving the protein MSQELGSKSEKNGKINNLKVVLFGIGIGVILTGLIILIAMPKMMITVYQSRYSTIEETCSKLKESIQAHGWSSPMTRNLNATLAKNGIEMKRPVRVVELCKGAYANDILQTNPEVSTLMPCAWGVYEGNDGKIYISGMNMGLMGKMFGGNIAKIIGGSVAIDEKNMLKDIILQ
- a CDS encoding FAD-dependent oxidoreductase; translated protein: MKNKKRIVIIGGVAAGPKVGSRISRICPDAEIILIEKGKFLSYAGCGLPYYISGVVKDQKELMCTSIGTVRDPIFFHEVKNVTVMNQTEAVQVDRENKKVIVQDLKSKQKKEISYDELVFATGASPIVPPLAGKELKNVFTLQTVEDAEEIKNILNQGKAKDVVIVGGGLIGVEITEALHQKGARVTIIERLDQVLPILDPEIAFQVSQHMESKGVKIKTGLTVTALLGKDKIESVLTDQGQISCDFLIMSIGVRPNSKLAKDCDLEIGVTGGIKVNKCMQTSDPDIFAAGDCVESVNLQTGQPCFIPLGSTANKQGRVAANNICGIKDEFLGVLGSTVCKVFDFNVGRTGLGEKQAKQAGFDVVTLLSPAPDKAHFYPDAKPIFIKMIIDKKTRRILGFQAVGLGEVDKRIDVAATAITANMTVDQIANLDLCYAPPYSPAMDNIITAANIARNKLDGLYLSLTPDEVKKKMENSEDFILLDVRSQEEYDETYIENSTLIPLGQLRKRISEIPDNKEIIVFCKISLRGYEAALILQANGFKNVKVMDGGIVAWPYKKIFQNKGN
- the trxA gene encoding thioredoxin — protein: MEIEINDDNFKMEVLESRIPCLVDFWAPWCGPCKMIGPVIKEIAEEFDGKIKVGKINVDNAPKTAEKYEIMSIPTISIFQEGHCVDSVVGVVPKEKLVSLIKKNIK
- a CDS encoding metalloregulator ArsR/SmtB family transcription factor, translating into MDYIKESDTLKALGHPVRLKMVDGLLRNQCNVSKIVKNLKLPQSTVSQHLGILKKAGILFPVKDGVRICYRVVNKKIIEVIKILEK
- a CDS encoding AAA family ATPase yields the protein MISNIKFCLKHRGMVSRFNNISFNRAMNVIVGPNGSGKSSVLRSIYECPDCKKEEDGKTFYYYFDSETMNPHRSQDVFGGMTGSLIRVRAMFSSHGETMRDVLGFANFKKGDTLLLDEPEAGHDFQWVTKIQKGLKKIVRGGCQVIMASHHPVFWDAGNIIELRKGYKNKTLNFFMNISNHV